The proteins below are encoded in one region of Helianthus annuus cultivar XRQ/B chromosome 2, HanXRQr2.0-SUNRISE, whole genome shotgun sequence:
- the LOC110892770 gene encoding uncharacterized protein LOC110892770 gives MYVETKTSVRAPVGDTDFFPVEVGLHQGSALSPFLFAIVLDELSKSIQESVPWCLLFADDIVLIEESKQSLNERLEEWRVALEGKGLRISRSKTEYLYCDFSGAGDEHDTQITIEGHVVPQATKFKYLASFVQTNGEIDNDVAHRIQVGWCRWRAATGILCDKRFPDILKGKFYRVAIRPSMLYGTEC, from the coding sequence ATGTATGTGGAAACTAAAACTAGTGTTCGTGCACCGGTAGGGGATACTGATTTCTTTCCTGTGGAAGTAGGACTCCACCAAGGGTCAGCGTTGAGTCCTTTTCTTTTTGCGATTGTCCTAGATGAGTTGTCAAAGTCGATTCAGGAGTCGGTTCCGTGGTGCTTGCTTTTTGCAGACGATATTGTGCTGATAGAAGAAAGTAAACAGAGCTTGAATGAGAGGTTAGAAGAATGGCGTGTAGCCTTAGAAGGCAAAGGTTTGAGGATAAGTCGCTCTAAGACTGAGTACCTTTACTGTGATTTTAGTGGAGCAGGCGATGAACACGACACTCAGATCACCATTGAGGGCCACGTGGTCCCACAGGCAACTAAGTTCAAGTATTTAGCATCGTTTGTTCAGACTAATGGAGAGATAGACAATGACGTAGCTCACCGTATCCAGGTTGGATGGTGTAGGTGGAGAGCAGCCACAGGGATATTATGCGACAAGAGGTTCCCTGATATATTAAAAGGGAAATTTTATAGGGTTGCAATTAGACCCTCTATGTTATACGGAACAGAGTGTTGA